A window of the Vespa velutina chromosome 7, iVesVel2.1, whole genome shotgun sequence genome harbors these coding sequences:
- the LOC124950481 gene encoding josephin-2 isoform X1, producing the protein MVANTGSDMTGSIYHERQVKELCALHALNNLFQERGFSKQELDQICYSLSPAVWINPHKSLLGLGNYDINVIMAALQRRGREAVWFDKRKDPKCLCLDKIEGFILNVPTEYKLGFVLLPLKRRHWIALKKIHGAFYNLDSKLDTPQLIGKDNELLIYLKDQIDSKEKELFLVVSREIDSNQGWLMEPYEIKEDNNTDHDSIRYIEDGYPSDIDVKKSESKEMNENEELICNKNTR; encoded by the exons ATGGTGGCAAATACAGGAAGTGATATGACTGGATCTATTTATCATGAAAgacaa GTAAAAGAGCTTTGTGCTCTACAtgcattaaataatttatttcaagaaCGAGGTTTTAGTAAGCAAGAATTAGATCAAATTTGTTATAGCTTAAGTCCTGCAGTGTGGATTAATCCTCACAAATCTTTATTAGGACTTGGAAATTATgacattaatgttattatggCTGCATTACAACGAAGAGGCCGTGAAGCAGTTTGGTTTGATAAACGCAA AGATCCAAAGTGTCTTTGCCTTGACAAAATTGAAggttttatattaaatgttccAACAGAATATAAATTGGGTTTTGTGTTACTCCCATTGAAAAGACGCCACTGGATTGccttgaaaaaaattcatggtGCCTTTTATAATTTAGATTCAAAGTTAGATACACCACAACTTATAGGAAAA gATAATGAATTACTTATATATCTCAAGGACCAAATAGACAGTAAGGAAAAGGAATTATTTCTTGTTGTCTctagagaaatagatagtaaTCAAGGATGGTTAATGGAACcatatgaaattaaagaagataataatactgatCATGATTCAATCAGGTATATTGAAGATGGTTATCCATCAGATATAGATGTAAAGAAATCAGAAtctaaagaaatgaatgaaaatgaggaattaatatgtaataaaaatactagATAA
- the LOC124950481 gene encoding josephin-1 isoform X2 yields MVANTGSDMTGSIYHERQVKELCALHALNNLFQERGFRLGNYDINVIMAALQRRGREAVWFDKRKDPKCLCLDKIEGFILNVPTEYKLGFVLLPLKRRHWIALKKIHGAFYNLDSKLDTPQLIGKDNELLIYLKDQIDSKEKELFLVVSREIDSNQGWLMEPYEIKEDNNTDHDSIRYIEDGYPSDIDVKKSESKEMNENEELICNKNTR; encoded by the exons ATGGTGGCAAATACAGGAAGTGATATGACTGGATCTATTTATCATGAAAgacaa GTAAAAGAGCTTTGTGCTCTACAtgcattaaataatttatttcaagaaCGAGGTTTTA GACTTGGAAATTATgacattaatgttattatggCTGCATTACAACGAAGAGGCCGTGAAGCAGTTTGGTTTGATAAACGCAA AGATCCAAAGTGTCTTTGCCTTGACAAAATTGAAggttttatattaaatgttccAACAGAATATAAATTGGGTTTTGTGTTACTCCCATTGAAAAGACGCCACTGGATTGccttgaaaaaaattcatggtGCCTTTTATAATTTAGATTCAAAGTTAGATACACCACAACTTATAGGAAAA gATAATGAATTACTTATATATCTCAAGGACCAAATAGACAGTAAGGAAAAGGAATTATTTCTTGTTGTCTctagagaaatagatagtaaTCAAGGATGGTTAATGGAACcatatgaaattaaagaagataataatactgatCATGATTCAATCAGGTATATTGAAGATGGTTATCCATCAGATATAGATGTAAAGAAATCAGAAtctaaagaaatgaatgaaaatgaggaattaatatgtaataaaaatactagATAA
- the LOC124950480 gene encoding GTP-binding protein 1 isoform X1 gives MSGSASIITSTLAQPSEKEHASTTMIDYSSIRGKNVLVSPSEDQYELLLKRLKERIHDGGSETIFDIGIAEDGSEDGLKEDEYEASVATLQSLAATLEADCVLLRQSKVDHGLTGQYLVRRRLDLQDFLEIRVAVVGNVDAGKSTLLGVLTHGELDNGRGLARQKLFRHKHEAETGRTSSVGNDILGFDSVGNVVNKPEHGSLDWVKICEKSSKVITFIDLAGHERYLKTTVFGMTGHAPDFGMLMVGANAGIVGMTKEHLGLALALSVPVFVVVTKIDMCPPNVLQENLKLLIKILKSPGCRKVPVIVKTPDDVVVSATNFVSERLCPIFQVSNVSGENLDLLKMFLNLLTARITSHDDEPAEFQIDDTYSVPGVGTVVSGTTLKGVIKLNDTLLLGPDPLGHFIPITVKSIHRKRMPVREVRGGQTASFALKKIKRSQIRKGMVMVAPALNPQACWEFEGEILVLHHPTTISSRYQAMVHCGSIRQTASIISMSQDCLRTGDKALVHFRFIKHPEYIKRGQRIVFREGRTKAVGNVSNLIPHSNTMSTQIFRINKPNKSQGRLNNSSLNQSQELNETSSAFEYQNAKQENMPQKSGTTQNKKSRGRRGRSHNLINASIQPLSEQNPPTKI, from the exons ATGTCAGGTTCTGCTTCAATTATAACGTCTACTCTTGCGCAACCTTCGGAGAAGGAACATGCATCTACAACTATGATAGATTATTCAAGTATCAGAGGAAAG AATGTATTAGTTAGTCCATCGGAGGATCAATATGAGCTACTACTTAAAAgactaaaagaaagaattcatGATGGTGGAAGTGAAACAATATTTGATATTGGTATTGCAGAag ATGGTTCAGAGGATGgattaaaagaagatgaatatGAAGCATCAGTAGCTACTTTGCAATCACTTGCTGCTACATTAGAAGCTGATTGTGTACTTCTACGTCAAAGTAAAGTAGATCATGGTTTAACAGGACAATACCTTGTACGAAGGCGACTGGATCTGCAAGACTTTCTAGAAATTAG AGTTGCTGTTGTTGGCAATGTGGATGCAGGAAAATCAACACTTTTAGGAGTATTAACACATGGAGAATTAGACAATGGAAGAGGTTTAGCTcgtcaaaaattatttcgtcaTAAGCATGAAGCTGAAACAGGACGAACCAGCTCTGTCGGAAATGATATACTTGGATTTGATAGTGTTG GAAATGTTGTTAATAAACCAGAACATGGTTCTTTAGATTGGGTAAAAATTTGTGAGAAATCATCTAAAGTTATAACGTTTATTGATCTTGCTGGACATGAAAGGTATCTTAAAACAACTGTGTTTGGAATGACTGGACATGCTCCAGATTTCG GTATGTTAATGGTTGGAGCAAATGCTGGTATTGTTGGAATGACTAAAGAGCATTTAGGATTGGCTTTGGCTCTTTCGGTACCTGTATTTGTAGTAGTTACAAAAATTGATATGTGTCCACCAAATGTATtacaagaaaatttaaaattgcttataaaaatactaaaatCACCTGGCTGTAGAAAAGTTCCAGTCATAGTAAAAACTCCAGATGATGTTGTTGTTAGTGCAACTAATTTTGTATCAGAACG atTATGTCCCATTTTCCAAGTATCTAATGTGAGTGGAGAAAATTTAGATCttctaaaaatgtttttaaatcttttgaCTGCTAGAATAACTAGTCATGATGATGAACCAGCAGAATTTCAAATTGATGATACATATTCTGTACCA GGCGTTGGTACTGTAGTGTCAGGTACAACTTTGAAAggtgtaataaaattaaatgatacttTATTATTGGGGCCTGATCCTTTAGGACATTTTATACCTATTACTGTAAAAAGTATccatagaaaaagaatgcCAGTTCGTGAAGTAAGAGGAGGTCAAACAGCGAGTTTTgctttgaaaaagataaaaagatcaCAAATTAGAAAAGGGATGGTGATGGTTGCACCAGCTTTAAATCCACAAGCTTGTTGGGAATTTGAAGGTGAAATCTTGGTATTACATCATCCTACAACGATCAGTTCTCGATATCAAGCAATGg TTCACTGTGGCAGTATAAGACAAACTGCTTCTATTATCTCAATGTCTCAGGATTGCTTAAGAACAGGAGATAAAGCATTGGTACACTTCAGATTTATAAAACATCCTGAGTATATAAAACGTGGTCAACGAATAGTTTTCAGAGAAGGTCGAACTAAAGCAGTAGGAAATGTATCAAACCTTATTCCTCACTCTAATACTATGAGCACACAAATATTCAGAATTAACAAACCAAATAAATCACAAGGCAGATTGAATAATTCTTCTCTCAATCAA tcacaagaattaaatgaaacgaGTTCAGCATTTGAATATCAGAAtgcaaaacaagaaaatatgcCACAAAAATCTGGCACaacacaaaataaaaaaagtagagGTCGAAGAGGTAGATCTCATAATCTTATCAATGCTAGTATACAACCTTTGTCAGAGCAAAACCCTCCcacaaaaatataa
- the LOC124950480 gene encoding GTP-binding protein 1 isoform X2, translating into MIDYSSIRGKNVLVSPSEDQYELLLKRLKERIHDGGSETIFDIGIAEDGSEDGLKEDEYEASVATLQSLAATLEADCVLLRQSKVDHGLTGQYLVRRRLDLQDFLEIRVAVVGNVDAGKSTLLGVLTHGELDNGRGLARQKLFRHKHEAETGRTSSVGNDILGFDSVGNVVNKPEHGSLDWVKICEKSSKVITFIDLAGHERYLKTTVFGMTGHAPDFGMLMVGANAGIVGMTKEHLGLALALSVPVFVVVTKIDMCPPNVLQENLKLLIKILKSPGCRKVPVIVKTPDDVVVSATNFVSERLCPIFQVSNVSGENLDLLKMFLNLLTARITSHDDEPAEFQIDDTYSVPGVGTVVSGTTLKGVIKLNDTLLLGPDPLGHFIPITVKSIHRKRMPVREVRGGQTASFALKKIKRSQIRKGMVMVAPALNPQACWEFEGEILVLHHPTTISSRYQAMVHCGSIRQTASIISMSQDCLRTGDKALVHFRFIKHPEYIKRGQRIVFREGRTKAVGNVSNLIPHSNTMSTQIFRINKPNKSQGRLNNSSLNQSQELNETSSAFEYQNAKQENMPQKSGTTQNKKSRGRRGRSHNLINASIQPLSEQNPPTKI; encoded by the exons ATGATAGATTATTCAAGTATCAGAGGAAAG AATGTATTAGTTAGTCCATCGGAGGATCAATATGAGCTACTACTTAAAAgactaaaagaaagaattcatGATGGTGGAAGTGAAACAATATTTGATATTGGTATTGCAGAag ATGGTTCAGAGGATGgattaaaagaagatgaatatGAAGCATCAGTAGCTACTTTGCAATCACTTGCTGCTACATTAGAAGCTGATTGTGTACTTCTACGTCAAAGTAAAGTAGATCATGGTTTAACAGGACAATACCTTGTACGAAGGCGACTGGATCTGCAAGACTTTCTAGAAATTAG AGTTGCTGTTGTTGGCAATGTGGATGCAGGAAAATCAACACTTTTAGGAGTATTAACACATGGAGAATTAGACAATGGAAGAGGTTTAGCTcgtcaaaaattatttcgtcaTAAGCATGAAGCTGAAACAGGACGAACCAGCTCTGTCGGAAATGATATACTTGGATTTGATAGTGTTG GAAATGTTGTTAATAAACCAGAACATGGTTCTTTAGATTGGGTAAAAATTTGTGAGAAATCATCTAAAGTTATAACGTTTATTGATCTTGCTGGACATGAAAGGTATCTTAAAACAACTGTGTTTGGAATGACTGGACATGCTCCAGATTTCG GTATGTTAATGGTTGGAGCAAATGCTGGTATTGTTGGAATGACTAAAGAGCATTTAGGATTGGCTTTGGCTCTTTCGGTACCTGTATTTGTAGTAGTTACAAAAATTGATATGTGTCCACCAAATGTATtacaagaaaatttaaaattgcttataaaaatactaaaatCACCTGGCTGTAGAAAAGTTCCAGTCATAGTAAAAACTCCAGATGATGTTGTTGTTAGTGCAACTAATTTTGTATCAGAACG atTATGTCCCATTTTCCAAGTATCTAATGTGAGTGGAGAAAATTTAGATCttctaaaaatgtttttaaatcttttgaCTGCTAGAATAACTAGTCATGATGATGAACCAGCAGAATTTCAAATTGATGATACATATTCTGTACCA GGCGTTGGTACTGTAGTGTCAGGTACAACTTTGAAAggtgtaataaaattaaatgatacttTATTATTGGGGCCTGATCCTTTAGGACATTTTATACCTATTACTGTAAAAAGTATccatagaaaaagaatgcCAGTTCGTGAAGTAAGAGGAGGTCAAACAGCGAGTTTTgctttgaaaaagataaaaagatcaCAAATTAGAAAAGGGATGGTGATGGTTGCACCAGCTTTAAATCCACAAGCTTGTTGGGAATTTGAAGGTGAAATCTTGGTATTACATCATCCTACAACGATCAGTTCTCGATATCAAGCAATGg TTCACTGTGGCAGTATAAGACAAACTGCTTCTATTATCTCAATGTCTCAGGATTGCTTAAGAACAGGAGATAAAGCATTGGTACACTTCAGATTTATAAAACATCCTGAGTATATAAAACGTGGTCAACGAATAGTTTTCAGAGAAGGTCGAACTAAAGCAGTAGGAAATGTATCAAACCTTATTCCTCACTCTAATACTATGAGCACACAAATATTCAGAATTAACAAACCAAATAAATCACAAGGCAGATTGAATAATTCTTCTCTCAATCAA tcacaagaattaaatgaaacgaGTTCAGCATTTGAATATCAGAAtgcaaaacaagaaaatatgcCACAAAAATCTGGCACaacacaaaataaaaaaagtagagGTCGAAGAGGTAGATCTCATAATCTTATCAATGCTAGTATACAACCTTTGTCAGAGCAAAACCCTCCcacaaaaatataa
- the LOC124950434 gene encoding mediator of RNA polymerase II transcription subunit 9 isoform X1: METSELTEESPMRSSFTVDDLDIEILPLIYDILRSVEKDPHDTTQKAKESQDTSHKILELQKKLDSARAQIKRLPGIEYSKEEQLQKLETLRKQLRLKRELLLKYRNMCTFEVPKI, translated from the exons atggAAACTTCAGAGTTAACAGAAGAAAGTCCTATGAGAAGTTCATTTACAGTTGATGATTTAGATATTGAGATACTACCacttatttatgatatattaagAAG TGTGGAGAAAGATCCTCATGATACAACtcaaaaagcaaaagaatcaCAAGATACTAgtcataaaatattagaattacaaaaaaaattggattCTGCAAGAGCTcag ATTAAACGGTTACCAGGAATAGAATATAGTAAAGAAGAACAGTTACAAAAACTTGAAACACTTCGTAAGCAGCTTCGGCTCAAGCGTGaacttttattgaaatatcgtAATATGTGTACATTTGAAGTACccaagatataa
- the LOC124950434 gene encoding mediator of RNA polymerase II transcription subunit 9 isoform X2 translates to MRSSFTVDDLDIEILPLIYDILRSVEKDPHDTTQKAKESQDTSHKILELQKKLDSARAQIKRLPGIEYSKEEQLQKLETLRKQLRLKRELLLKYRNMCTFEVPKI, encoded by the exons ATGAGAAGTTCATTTACAGTTGATGATTTAGATATTGAGATACTACCacttatttatgatatattaagAAG TGTGGAGAAAGATCCTCATGATACAACtcaaaaagcaaaagaatcaCAAGATACTAgtcataaaatattagaattacaaaaaaaattggattCTGCAAGAGCTcag ATTAAACGGTTACCAGGAATAGAATATAGTAAAGAAGAACAGTTACAAAAACTTGAAACACTTCGTAAGCAGCTTCGGCTCAAGCGTGaacttttattgaaatatcgtAATATGTGTACATTTGAAGTACccaagatataa
- the LOC124950434 gene encoding mediator of RNA polymerase II transcription subunit 9 isoform X3 produces the protein METSELTEESPMRSSFTVDDLDIEILPLIYDILRSVEKDPHDTTQKAKESQDTSHKILELQKKLDSARAQVINILLNGYQE, from the exons atggAAACTTCAGAGTTAACAGAAGAAAGTCCTATGAGAAGTTCATTTACAGTTGATGATTTAGATATTGAGATACTACCacttatttatgatatattaagAAG TGTGGAGAAAGATCCTCATGATACAACtcaaaaagcaaaagaatcaCAAGATACTAgtcataaaatattagaattacaaaaaaaattggattCTGCAAGAGCTcaggtaataaatatttt ATTAAACGGTTACCAGGAATAG
- the LOC124950432 gene encoding 60S ribosomal protein L10, producing MGRRPARCYRYCKNKPYPKSRFCRGVPDPKIRIFDLGKKKASVEDFPLCVHLVSDEYEQLSSEALEAGRICANKYMVKNAGKDQFHIRMRLHPFHVIRINKMLSCAGADRLQTGMRGAFGKPQGTVARVHIGQPIMSVRSSDRHKAAVIEALRRAKFKFPGRQKIYVSKKWGFTKYDRAVYEELKAFGRLAPDGCNVKYLPEHGPLEEWKKFRKVLATA from the exons ATGGGGCGCCGACCAGCTAGATg TTATCGATATTGTAAGAACAAACCTTATCCTAAATCAAGATTTTGTCGTGGTGTACCAGATCCAAAAATCCGTATTTTTGACcttggaaagaagaaagcttCTGTCGAGGATTTTCCATTATGTGTACATTTAGTGTCTGATGAATATGAACAGCTTAGTTCAGAGGCACTTGAAGCAGGTAGAATCTGTGCCAATAAATACATGGTTAAGAATGCTGGTAAAGATCAGTTTCATATTCGTATGAGGCTTCATCCTTTCCATGTCAtccgtattaataaaatgttatcatGTGCTGGAGCTGATAG gCTCCAAACTGGAATGAGAGGAGCTTTTGGTAAACCTCAAGGTACTGTAGCTAGAGTACATATTGGACAACCTATTATGAGTGTACGTTCGTCAGATCGGCATAAGGCTGCTGTAATTGAAGCATTACGTCGTGCAAAGTTCAAGTTTCCTGGTCGTCAGAAGATTTATGTATCTAAGAAATGGGGTTTTACTAAATATGACCGTGCTGTGTATGAAGAATTAAAAGCATTTGGTCGTCTTGCTCCAGATGGTtgtaatgttaaatatttaccTGAGCATGGACCTCttgaagaatggaaaaaattcAGGAAAGTTCTTGCTACAGCGTAA
- the LOC124950431 gene encoding E3 ubiquitin ligase Rnf157 isoform X2 has product MGSLTSRQNAGVEEVDIVSNHAYKYPPRSGSYFGSHFIMGGERFDTPQPEAYLFGENADLNFLGSRPTPFPYPPPQTNDPTKTLKSLVNIRKESLRLVRNVDQTSTSSQCHNVKRYGDSDGDKKPNRFNIEFTFDCDVRCAITIYYFCTEEVTTKGVTYVPRDPSMNSETYHYKKGANQLFSQTSHIFDPSLYNEEDLIYNADREIIPIAIYCIAEEGSDEPKQSHTTIAVVEKHSDGTYVLKALKQKLYVDGLCYLLQEIYGIENKNTESAKQQGSDEDTDDNGSECVICMCDVRDTLILPCRHLCLCNGCADSLRYQANNCPICRAPFRALLQIKALQKATGTIISNPPIPEGSCENIPAGYEAVSLIEALNGPYTPRTAVLAPESPDTPDTDTASAIQAAEALNRSAERTPISKHLSSKDVDMSARTSGTPCPTPEFRMSVLLARDENSGSQKDLHTRSPAVRTKSGHSRDKSGLRSRDTLRLVNEKQPVSLYEGQGQDEDSEAEKLSPLLDAATSTEVLDVHNHRICDDIDDEIQNTENDDNDITCHSH; this is encoded by the exons atgggaTCATTAACAAGCAGACAAAATGCTGGTGTAGAAGAAGTTGATATTGTTTCAAATCATGCATATAAATATCCTCCACGTTCTG gaAGCTATTTTGGCAGTCACTTTATTATGGGTGGTGAAAGATTCGATACTCCACAACCAGAAGCATACCTCTTTGGAGAAAATGCAGATTTAAATTTCTTAGGCAGTCGGCCAACACCT TTCCCATATCCTCCACCACAAACAAATGATCCTACAAAAACCTTAAAAAGTTtagtaaatataagaaaagaatcatTAAGATTAGTACGAAATGTGGATCAAACTTCAACGTCATCTCAATGTCATAATGTAAAACGTTACGGTGATAGTGATGGTGACAAAAAACCAAATCGTTTCAATATTGAATTTACTTTTGATTGTGATGTAAGGTGTGCTAtcacaatatattatttttgtacagAAGAAGTTACAACAAAAGGGgttac aTATGTACCAAGAGATCCTTCTATGAATTCTGAAacatatcattataaaaaggGTGCTAATCAATTGTTCTCTCAAACATCTCATATATTTGATCCAAGTCTTTATAATGAAGAAGATTTAATATACAATGCAGATAGAGAA ATTATTCCAATAGCAATCTATTGTATAGCAGAAGAAGGATCAGATGAACCAAAACAATCTCACACAACTATTGCTGTAGTTGAAAAACATTCAGATGGAACATATGTATTAAAAGCACTTAAGCAAAAACTTTATGTAGATGGACTTTGTTATTTGTTGCAAGAAATTTAtggaattgaaaataaaaacacagAAAGCGCAAAg CAACAAGGCAGTGATGAAGATACGGATGATAATGGTTCTGAATGTGTAATTTGTATGTGTGATGTACGTGATACCTTAATTTTACCATGTAGACATTTGTGTTTGTGCAATGGCTGTGCAGATTCCCTTCGGTATCAAGCAAATAATTGTCCCATATGTCGTGCTCCATTTCGAGctcttttacaaattaaagCACTTCAAAAAGCAACTGGAACTATTATATCCAATCCACCAATACCCGAG GGTAGTTGCGAGAATATTCCAGCAGGTTACGAAGCAGTATCGCTTATAGAAGCTTTAAATGGTCCATATACACCAAGAACTGCTGTTCTTGCACCTGAATCTCCTGATACACCAGATACAGATACAGCAAGTGCTATTCAGGCTGCAGAAGCATTGAATAG ATCAGCCGAACGTACACCCATTTCAAAGCATTTGTCTTCAAAGGATGTAGATATGAGTGCTAGAACTAGTGGCACTCCATGTCCCACTCCAGAATTTAGAATGTCAGTTCTTCTTGCAAGGGATGAAAATTCAGGATCGCAAAAAGATCTACATACTCGATCTCCTGCAGTAAGAACTAAATCTGGGCATTCTCGTGATAAATCCGGCTTAAGATCACGTGATACTCTCAGATtagtaaatgaaaaacaacCTGTTTCATTGTATGAA GGCCAAGGGCAAGACGAAGATAGTGAAGCAGAAAAATTATCTCCACTGTTAGATGCAGCAACCAGTACTGAAGTTTTAGATGTTCATAATCACAGAATATGTGATGACATTGATGATGAGATACAAAATAcagaaaatgatgataatgatattacaTGTCACTCTCATTAA
- the LOC124950431 gene encoding E3 ubiquitin ligase Rnf157 isoform X1: protein MGSLTSRQNAGVEEVDIVSNHAYKYPPRSGSYFGSHFIMGGERFDTPQPEAYLFGENADLNFLGSRPTPFPYPPPQTNDPTKTLKSLVNIRKESLRLVRNVDQTSTSSQCHNVKRYGDSDGDKKPNRFNIEFTFDCDVRCAITIYYFCTEEVTTKGVTYVPRDPSMNSETYHYKKGANQLFSQTSHIFDPSLYNEEDLIYNADREIIPIAIYCIAEEGSDEPKQSHTTIAVVEKHSDGTYVLKALKQKLYVDGLCYLLQEIYGIENKNTESAKQQGSDEDTDDNGSECVICMCDVRDTLILPCRHLCLCNGCADSLRYQANNCPICRAPFRALLQIKALQKATGTIISNPPIPEGSCENIPAGYEAVSLIEALNGPYTPRTAVLAPESPDTPDTDTASAIQAAEALNRSAERTPISKHLSSKDVDMSARTSGTPCPTPEFRMSVLLARDENSGSQKDLHTRSPAVRTKSGHSRDKSGLRSRDTLRLVNEKQPVSLYEYLQGQGQDEDSEAEKLSPLLDAATSTEVLDVHNHRICDDIDDEIQNTENDDNDITCHSH from the exons atgggaTCATTAACAAGCAGACAAAATGCTGGTGTAGAAGAAGTTGATATTGTTTCAAATCATGCATATAAATATCCTCCACGTTCTG gaAGCTATTTTGGCAGTCACTTTATTATGGGTGGTGAAAGATTCGATACTCCACAACCAGAAGCATACCTCTTTGGAGAAAATGCAGATTTAAATTTCTTAGGCAGTCGGCCAACACCT TTCCCATATCCTCCACCACAAACAAATGATCCTACAAAAACCTTAAAAAGTTtagtaaatataagaaaagaatcatTAAGATTAGTACGAAATGTGGATCAAACTTCAACGTCATCTCAATGTCATAATGTAAAACGTTACGGTGATAGTGATGGTGACAAAAAACCAAATCGTTTCAATATTGAATTTACTTTTGATTGTGATGTAAGGTGTGCTAtcacaatatattatttttgtacagAAGAAGTTACAACAAAAGGGgttac aTATGTACCAAGAGATCCTTCTATGAATTCTGAAacatatcattataaaaaggGTGCTAATCAATTGTTCTCTCAAACATCTCATATATTTGATCCAAGTCTTTATAATGAAGAAGATTTAATATACAATGCAGATAGAGAA ATTATTCCAATAGCAATCTATTGTATAGCAGAAGAAGGATCAGATGAACCAAAACAATCTCACACAACTATTGCTGTAGTTGAAAAACATTCAGATGGAACATATGTATTAAAAGCACTTAAGCAAAAACTTTATGTAGATGGACTTTGTTATTTGTTGCAAGAAATTTAtggaattgaaaataaaaacacagAAAGCGCAAAg CAACAAGGCAGTGATGAAGATACGGATGATAATGGTTCTGAATGTGTAATTTGTATGTGTGATGTACGTGATACCTTAATTTTACCATGTAGACATTTGTGTTTGTGCAATGGCTGTGCAGATTCCCTTCGGTATCAAGCAAATAATTGTCCCATATGTCGTGCTCCATTTCGAGctcttttacaaattaaagCACTTCAAAAAGCAACTGGAACTATTATATCCAATCCACCAATACCCGAG GGTAGTTGCGAGAATATTCCAGCAGGTTACGAAGCAGTATCGCTTATAGAAGCTTTAAATGGTCCATATACACCAAGAACTGCTGTTCTTGCACCTGAATCTCCTGATACACCAGATACAGATACAGCAAGTGCTATTCAGGCTGCAGAAGCATTGAATAG ATCAGCCGAACGTACACCCATTTCAAAGCATTTGTCTTCAAAGGATGTAGATATGAGTGCTAGAACTAGTGGCACTCCATGTCCCACTCCAGAATTTAGAATGTCAGTTCTTCTTGCAAGGGATGAAAATTCAGGATCGCAAAAAGATCTACATACTCGATCTCCTGCAGTAAGAACTAAATCTGGGCATTCTCGTGATAAATCCGGCTTAAGATCACGTGATACTCTCAGATtagtaaatgaaaaacaacCTGTTTCATTGTATGAA TATTTACAGGGCCAAGGGCAAGACGAAGATAGTGAAGCAGAAAAATTATCTCCACTGTTAGATGCAGCAACCAGTACTGAAGTTTTAGATGTTCATAATCACAGAATATGTGATGACATTGATGATGAGATACAAAATAcagaaaatgatgataatgatattacaTGTCACTCTCATTAA